A genomic stretch from Candidatus Brocadiaceae bacterium includes:
- a CDS encoding SpoIID/LytB domain-containing protein, whose protein sequence is MRDGVQDYGPLLEETPTVRVRVVNTVEKVHITVNGNYQITGSLTNVIEEGQRLQKSVVSVVGGNITIGNKHYDNSELRITSLQQGEIEVNDVRYHGKISILRQFNNMFSIIEEVDIERFVAGVLGREMPQSWDEEALSAQAVAIRTYVMYKKKIRRDETYHLDMPELAYRGTLGETPKTHRIAQETKGVVMTYNWHIFPAYFHSTCGGHTEDVRRVFEEDSTPPLSGVACNYCNNSKYYDWKVDLSKSVIEKKLREGNITVENIRTIRAVNHGVGKHGSQIEIVSANGSKKMNANTFRLLIGPNRLYSTAFSTQNNGGSIHFSGNGWGHGVGLCQYGAQSMAKTGFLWKDILGHYYPKIALVRIY, encoded by the coding sequence TTGAGAGATGGGGTTCAGGATTATGGCCCCCTTTTGGAAGAAACGCCCACGGTACGTGTGCGTGTCGTTAATACTGTCGAGAAAGTACACATAACTGTCAATGGAAATTACCAGATTACCGGCAGTTTAACGAATGTTATTGAAGAGGGACAAAGATTGCAGAAATCGGTGGTCTCTGTTGTAGGAGGTAACATCACTATCGGCAATAAGCATTATGATAACAGTGAATTGCGAATTACCAGTTTGCAGCAAGGGGAAATTGAAGTAAACGATGTTCGCTATCATGGGAAAATCAGCATACTGCGGCAATTTAATAATATGTTTTCAATTATTGAAGAAGTAGATATCGAAAGGTTCGTTGCCGGTGTTCTTGGCCGGGAAATGCCCCAATCCTGGGATGAAGAAGCTTTGTCTGCCCAAGCAGTGGCGATAAGAACCTATGTAATGTACAAGAAAAAAATCAGGCGTGACGAAACGTACCATTTGGATATGCCAGAACTTGCATATCGTGGTACGTTAGGTGAAACCCCAAAGACCCATAGGATAGCTCAGGAAACAAAGGGGGTAGTCATGACATATAATTGGCATATTTTCCCTGCCTACTTTCATAGCACCTGCGGGGGGCATACAGAAGACGTAAGGCGTGTTTTTGAGGAGGATAGCACGCCACCTCTGAGTGGAGTAGCATGCAATTATTGCAATAACTCTAAATATTACGATTGGAAGGTGGACCTGAGTAAATCCGTTATCGAAAAAAAATTGCGAGAAGGAAATATTACTGTTGAAAATATTCGTACAATAAGAGCAGTGAATCATGGAGTAGGAAAACACGGCTCTCAGATTGAAATTGTTTCTGCAAATGGAAGTAAAAAAATGAATGCGAATACTTTTCGTTTGTTAATCGGTCCAAATCGTTTGTACAGCACCGCTTTTTCGACACAAAATAATGGTGGTAGCATACATTTTTCAGGAAATGGCTGGGGGCATGGTGTCGGTCTTTGTCAGTATGGCGCTCAATCGATGGCAAAAACAGGTTTTCTATGGAAAGATATTTTAGGGCATTATTATCCGAAAATA
- a CDS encoding epoxyqueuosine reductase QueH, translated as MNLLLHICCACCLCAPLLELRKEGYKVTGLFYNPNIHPLLEFRKRLKAVRVFQENDPITVVFQEEYGLRDFLKNVQYEGNDRCVDCYSLRLKYTVEYAKENGFDAFASTMLFSLYQNHDQLKVISENLSEQYGIHFAYRDYRHLSDCSRELAKKKMIYRQGYCGCIFSEYERYENTTRELYKGNTCDYKKDRNHRKSLHSKGQLQKCNCFG; from the coding sequence ATGAATCTATTATTACACATTTGTTGCGCATGTTGTTTGTGTGCGCCTCTGCTAGAATTAAGAAAAGAAGGCTATAAGGTAACCGGGCTCTTTTACAATCCAAACATACATCCCTTGCTTGAGTTCAGAAAAAGGTTGAAAGCGGTGCGTGTTTTTCAGGAAAATGATCCTATTACCGTTGTATTCCAGGAAGAATATGGGCTTAGAGACTTTTTAAAAAATGTTCAGTACGAAGGCAATGATCGTTGTGTCGATTGTTATTCGTTACGATTAAAATATACGGTGGAATACGCAAAAGAAAATGGATTTGACGCATTTGCCTCTACAATGTTGTTTAGCCTCTACCAGAACCATGATCAATTGAAGGTGATTTCGGAAAATTTATCAGAACAATACGGCATTCATTTTGCCTATCGTGATTATCGTCATTTATCCGACTGCAGCCGTGAATTAGCAAAGAAAAAAATGATTTATCGTCAGGGTTATTGCGGATGTATTTTCAGTGAATACGAAAGGTACGAAAATACTACTCGAGAATTGTATAAAGGCAATACCTGTGATTATAAAAAAGATAGAAATCATCGTAAAAGCTTACATTCCAAAGGTCAATTGCAGAAATGCAATTGTTTTGGATAA
- the ruvB gene encoding Holliday junction branch migration DNA helicase RuvB: protein MLHEGVLSSSAISEDTNFDLTLRPRRFDGFIGQNRIKENLFIYIEAAKKRKEHLDHILFSGPPGLGKTTLSQIIANEINANIKTTSGPILDKPVDLAGILTNLQQGDILFIDEIHRLNTTVEEYLYSAMEDFSIDIIIDQGPNARSVKINLAKFTLIGSTTREGLLTAPFRSRFGVLEKLEFYPWEDLYQIVCNSARILSVQIDGKGAETIAKRARGTPRIANRFIRRIRDVAQVRGNDIITEEVAKMGLEMLGVDENGLGDMDRKILETIVRYGGGPVGLKTIAVSVSEEEDTIEEVYESFLIQKGYIDKTPRGRIATKLAYEHLGYQTGGTGRQKKLF from the coding sequence ATGTTACATGAAGGAGTTTTATCCTCCTCGGCAATCTCTGAAGATACTAATTTTGATCTTACGCTTAGGCCCAGGCGATTCGATGGATTTATCGGGCAGAACAGGATAAAAGAAAATCTATTTATCTATATTGAAGCTGCAAAAAAGAGGAAAGAACACCTGGACCATATTTTGTTTTCCGGGCCACCTGGCTTGGGAAAAACAACCTTATCGCAAATTATTGCTAACGAAATTAATGCTAACATTAAAACAACTTCTGGTCCCATACTGGATAAGCCGGTAGATCTCGCGGGTATTCTGACCAACCTGCAACAAGGGGATATTTTGTTTATTGACGAAATTCACAGGCTGAATACAACGGTAGAAGAATATCTTTATTCAGCTATGGAAGATTTTTCTATTGATATTATTATTGATCAGGGACCGAATGCGCGGTCAGTGAAAATCAATCTGGCTAAATTTACTCTTATAGGATCAACTACTCGCGAAGGACTGCTTACTGCGCCTTTTCGCTCACGTTTCGGTGTATTAGAAAAACTGGAGTTTTATCCATGGGAGGATCTTTATCAAATTGTATGCAATTCAGCGCGCATTCTCTCCGTTCAAATAGACGGGAAGGGTGCGGAAACTATTGCAAAGCGGGCTCGTGGCACCCCAAGAATTGCCAACAGGTTTATTCGGCGTATTCGGGACGTCGCCCAGGTTCGCGGCAACGACATCATTACTGAGGAGGTAGCCAAAATGGGATTGGAAATGCTGGGAGTTGATGAAAACGGCCTGGGAGATATGGACCGGAAAATCCTTGAAACGATTGTTCGCTACGGTGGTGGGCCTGTCGGTTTGAAAACCATCGCTGTTTCTGTAAGTGAAGAGGAAGATACCATTGAGGAGGTCTACGAATCATTTCTCATTCAAAAGGGGTATATAGATAAAACACCGCGCGGGAGAATTGCAACTAAACTGGCTTATGAACATCTCGGTTATCAAACGGGGGGAACGGGGCGCCAAAAAAAACTGTTTTAA
- the ruvA gene encoding Holliday junction branch migration protein RuvA: MSISPTRLVLDVAGIGYFVHIPLSTYEKIPDHGEITILTQLFIREDQVKLFGFATGEERELFQSLLSVNGVGPTLAIGILSGSTVNDIRQAVIHEDRQALGKIKGVGKKTAERIILELKEIIKERSTAADSQRKPFAADAVMALISLGYSRQVAEKAVNEATKKLKTIDTLEALIREALKYKV; this comes from the coding sequence ATGAGTATATCTCCTACCAGGCTGGTTTTGGATGTTGCAGGCATTGGTTACTTTGTGCACATACCGCTATCTACCTACGAGAAAATCCCCGATCATGGTGAAATCACAATTCTTACACAGTTATTTATAAGGGAAGATCAGGTAAAATTATTTGGTTTTGCAACGGGAGAAGAAAGAGAGTTGTTCCAGTCGCTTCTATCTGTAAATGGCGTAGGACCAACCTTGGCGATTGGTATTCTTTCTGGAAGTACGGTAAATGATATCCGGCAAGCCGTGATCCATGAGGACAGACAGGCGTTAGGGAAAATCAAGGGGGTTGGAAAGAAGACCGCTGAACGAATAATATTGGAACTGAAAGAAATTATCAAAGAAAGGTCAACGGCTGCTGATAGTCAACGCAAGCCTTTTGCTGCAGATGCTGTTATGGCATTAATATCTCTGGGTTATAGTCGTCAGGTGGCGGAAAAGGCCGTAAATGAAGCAACAAAAAAATTAAAAACAATCGATACTCTTGAAGCGCTCATAAGAGAAGCATTGAAATATAAAGTGTGA